One Flammeovirga agarivorans DNA window includes the following coding sequences:
- the gmd gene encoding GDP-mannose 4,6-dehydratase gives MKKALITGITGQDGAYLAELLLSKGYEVHGIKRRSSLFNTDRIDHLYQDPHEKGVKLKLHYGDLTDSMNLTRIIQEVQPDEIYNLGAMSHVRVSFDTPEYVGNVDGLGTLRILEAVRLLGLTEKTKIYQASTSELYGLVQEVPQKETTPFYPRSPYAVAKLYGYWITVNYREAYNMFACNGILFNHESPLRGETFVTRKITRAACRIALGLQETFYLGNLNSKRDWGHAKDYVNAMWLILQQEKPEDFVIATGITTTIRDFVKMSFAELGIELEFKGDNIDEIAVVKSVDNKDYPIKVGQTVLKIDPKYFRPTEVDLLIGDPSKCKEKLNWVPEYDLKGLIKDMIGSDLKLFKKDRYLMEGGHNTLNYFE, from the coding sequence ATGAAAAAAGCATTAATTACAGGTATTACAGGACAAGACGGAGCTTATTTAGCTGAACTTTTATTAAGTAAAGGTTATGAAGTTCATGGTATAAAACGCCGTAGTTCTTTGTTTAATACTGATAGAATAGATCATCTTTACCAAGATCCTCATGAGAAGGGAGTAAAATTGAAACTTCATTATGGTGATCTTACAGACTCAATGAATCTTACTAGAATTATTCAAGAAGTGCAACCAGATGAAATATACAATTTAGGAGCAATGTCTCATGTTCGAGTTAGTTTTGATACACCTGAATATGTAGGAAATGTAGATGGTCTAGGTACTTTAAGAATATTAGAAGCTGTACGCTTATTAGGCCTTACTGAGAAAACTAAAATTTATCAAGCATCAACTTCTGAACTTTATGGCTTAGTCCAAGAAGTTCCTCAAAAAGAAACTACACCATTTTACCCAAGGTCTCCATATGCAGTTGCAAAATTATATGGGTATTGGATTACTGTAAATTATCGTGAAGCATATAATATGTTTGCATGTAATGGGATTCTGTTTAATCATGAATCTCCGTTAAGAGGTGAGACTTTTGTTACTCGTAAGATTACAAGAGCAGCATGTAGAATTGCATTAGGTTTACAAGAGACTTTTTATCTAGGAAACCTAAACTCAAAAAGAGATTGGGGACATGCAAAAGATTATGTTAATGCAATGTGGTTGATTTTACAACAAGAAAAACCAGAAGATTTTGTAATAGCTACAGGAATTACAACGACAATTAGAGACTTTGTAAAAATGTCTTTTGCTGAATTAGGTATAGAGTTAGAGTTTAAAGGAGATAATATAGATGAAATAGCAGTAGTGAAATCTGTTGATAACAAAGATTATCCTATTAAAGTAGGTCAGACAGTTTTAAAAATTGATCCTAAATACTTTAGACCTACTGAGGTTGATTTGTTAATAGGAGATCCTTCTAAATGTAAAGAAAAACTTAACTGGGTACCAGAATATGATTTAAAAGGTTTAATAAAAGATATGATAGGATCTGATTTAAAACTATTCAAAAAGGACAGGTACCTAATGGAAGGAGGACATAATACTTTAAATTATTTTGAATAA